In the Callospermophilus lateralis isolate mCalLat2 chromosome 19, mCalLat2.hap1, whole genome shotgun sequence genome, GTTTTAAAGAGAGTCCTGTAGTTATCCAGGCTAATGAAGAAAAATCACATGATAATattaatagatgtagaaaaacatTTAATAAAACTCAACATTCATttgcaaatttaaaaaatgcaatccagacacagagggaaacttaaatggaTAAATAACATGCACAAGAACTTAATTCTGACATGATACTGTGCAAAGATCAGGAATGAGGATATGCCTCTCACCACCCCTATTCAACTGAATATAGGAAGACCTATAGACATGCAAGGACAATGAACCCTTAATGAATTCAGGAGACTTAGCCTTAAGCATCAGTGCTTGCTAACATTGGAAAAGAAGGACCACCAGACATTATATGCCTTCTAGTTGAAGAACACACCAGCCTCTGTGATGTGGTCTTGTCAAAAAATTACAGTTGAATCTGATCAAGCCTCTAGATCCAAATCCCATTTAAAGGAAATAGAGTGGACAGAGAGGAAAGATTTATGATGAAGATGCATTTGTTAAAATCCAGACTGTGGGAGATTCTACAGAACAAATAGATCAGTTTCTTCAATGAATGTATTGCAAGGATAAAAGAGATAGAAGGGTAACTTATAGTTTAAATGAGAATCTAAATGATAGTTAAGGGACGTAACAACTGATTGTATTGTGCAGGCTCAAAATCTGGAttcaaaaatctagaagaagaCTTTCGTGAGAAAAATTGGAAGTTTTTGATAAGGTTAAATAGTTGCTATTATTTTCTAAGGCTTGATAAGGctatcttttttttgttttttgttttgttttttgtttttgtttttgtttttttggtgtagatggacacaacacaatgcctttatttttatatggtgctgaggatcaaacctgggtcccgccggtgccaggggagcgctctaccactgagccacaatcccagcccctggttgtttttttaaagagagtcccGTAGTTATGGATGTAGTAGTAGAGGACTTGCCCACTCTGTGCATGGCCCTGGGTTTAAACATCAGCCCTGCTAGAAGACTGAAAGGGAGAGAAATACACAgagaaataattataattattaaagatacacagataaataattataaatgaaatgatgcctgagattttaaaaatggggggaaatattaacaaattaagggctggggatgtggctcaagtggtagcgtgctcgcctggcatgcgtgctacccgggtttgattctcagcaccacatacaaacaaagatattgtgtcttccgaaaactaaataaataaatattaaaaaattctctctcactctctctctctcattctcttcactctttctttaaaaaaaaatgaaacatagaAAGGAAACAGTATTTCTGTGAGTGGAGAATTACTGCACTTAagtaatgtgtatgtgtgtagatCAACTTATCTATGCTGTCttgtgtatattttaaattttccacaATGAAGTATTTTTGTTGAAAATTCAGTACttggctaggaatgtagctcagtgttagtggCTTGCCTAGCATAAATAGGGCTCTGGATCCtgtctccagcactgcaaaaataatcAGTACTGTTTTATTAGTTGACAGAGTTTCAAAAaacttaaaatgcccaggagttaaGAAAGCAACCTCACTCCCTGATAGAAAACAATTGATCAAAACTTTTTGGAAGGCATTGTAAATATGTATTAGTGTCAAGTATCACCCAGTCTAAATTTATCTCCAAGAAATAATCAAGGACGCCTGCAGGAATATATTTTGAAGACTGGACTAAGGacatattatttataaatattgagAATGAATGGGATGTTGATAGCCTAACGTGTGAGGAGCTCTGCCGGCCCACTACCCAGTGAAATTGATGCAAATTAGCTTAAAAAGCAGCCATAGCCTCTGAAAATGGTCCTAGTGGCAAACAGCAGCAAAATAAAAcatctatcaaaaaaaaaaaaactatgaaaatTCAATGAGAAAGGTGAGACTGGTATTGAACCAAGACCATTCCAGCAGTCTACATTAACAGCTCCGGGAGCCAGAAACTCCATCCTGAGCCACAGCATCTAACAAAGCAGGACAATCTCTCCTGCCATCTCCAAGCTAGAGGGTTTCATTCTCAGAATGAGCTCTGCGCTATAGCATTCCTCCTCCTGCCCCTAGCTGCCTGCTGCTAAGTCCCTGGGGAGCACAGTAAACAGTTCCCTCCTTCCACTCAACTCCCACAGGCACATGGCATGCTGAGAATACTGTAGCCCCAAAGGCCCTTCCTTTGGATCAAGGGACTGGGTTTCAAGCAATGAGAGGCAAACTAAGAAGACCCCAGGCTGCTGCATCTCTCTCTACCCACCAAATTCTCAGTGCCCAGAGGGAGTGTCACTCAGAAAGCATCTTGTCATTGTTCCCACCTCCAGCTCCAGAGTTCTGACTTGGAGATTTTTGACTGGGAGGAAAAGCAGATCATAAACAGCTCCTAATCTCTTTCCAAAGAAACTATCTTAATTTACAACAGTGCATGAAGTTTAAACCTAAGGGCACTCTCAAGAGCAGTGGAGGTTTTGTTGAAAGAATTGGGAGGACATTCTTGGATCTAATGGTACAGCCCAGACTGTATAGGCTAGCTAGTTTGCCAGGGAAAGCTAGAGAATACGATAGCTGGGAGGAGCCTTCCACAGGGTCAgaacaaatatgaaaaaagacCACAGAAACTATTCCTTTAAAGGAGTCTAATTTGGTTAAACTCTTTTGTAGAGGAATTTATGCTCTATTAAAATAGTACTGCAATCATCTGTAAATTACTGCATTTAACAACTAGTGTGGTCATCAAGAATGTAAGAGAGCCCCACCCAACTCTAGGTCATCCCAGGGTGATTGGCATGCTCAAACTTGCACTTCCATGAGGAGTAACATCAGAGGCTCAGTGCTGTCAATTTAGAGGTTGGAGGATTAGATTTCATAAAATAACCTAGCTGttgctaaataaataaacaagcaaataacAAGAACAAATCCCTGAGGAGAAGGGAGAAGTACCCAGAGATACTATAACATATCTTTCAAAATGTCTAgttccaacaacaacaaaagaaagtagaaaatatgccaacaaacaaacaCCCCAGAAGATTATGACCCACACACCAAAAGAGCAGGACcagaaattgcctgtgagagtgaccTGGTATCAGATTTaccaaaaatatttcaaagtgaTAATTATTAAAATGTTCACAAAACTAAAGGGTAGTGtgattaaataagtaaataaaagtacAATGAAAATACCACATGAAATATGGGATAAGGAAATAGAAAAGGTAAAAAAAGAGCCAAATGGAAATTCTGGAGGTGGAAagtataataaattaaaaattcaatacagGGCTCAACAAATTTGGACTATATATTGGATggttttccatcactgtgacaaaatacctgaaaaaatcaccttaaaggaggaaagatttattttggctcagtttcaTTGGCTTCAGTTCATAGTTGTCTGGTCCCATTGCTGTGGGCTTGTGGTAAGACAGAACATCCTGGTAGGGAGCACATGGTGGCGAAGagttgctcacctcatggcagccagcagagggagagaaaagaaagggGCCTACGACAAAATAAACTCTTCCCAGGTGTGTTCCCAGTTACCTGCTTTCTCTAAGTAGGCCCCACCTACAGTCTACCACCTCCTAATAGTGTCATGAGCTGGGGACCAAACCCTCAacatatgagcctttgggggacattccacatccaaaccataacaaactgATGGAAGGAAGAATTAGCAAACTTGAAGGTGAAGTGATAAAGATTATGCAAGATGAAGAACAGAGAAAAATGAACAGAGCCTCAAAGAAATGAAGACAACATTAAATGCACCAAATATGCATAGGAGTACTAGAAGgagggagaaaatatttaaagaagtaaCTACtgaagctgggcatgatggtgcacgcctaatcccaacagcttgggaggctgaggcaggaagatgaagagttcaaatccagcctcagcaacttagaaagaccctgtctcaaaaaataagaagggctggggctcTAATTCCATCATAGAGCACTTGCTGAGCATTCATGAGTTCCTGGATTTCAtccagtattgaaaaaaaaaaaaaagaaaaaagtctataTCAAGGCTTTTATTCTTCCAAGATAGTCAATGTTTCACTTACAAAAGACAAACACTAAGTTTCCCACagtagaaaaaaatggaaaggattTTCTTGCAAGTTTGTTCCTTCCATGATTTTTGaagctcttatttttttttcaaccaagagatttattgggggggggggtgcccaaaggggaagaaaaggagaggaagagagcagcCTGAAGTTCTTATTTTTGAGTAGATAAAAGTTTCATGGTAACCACGTTTTTAAGGGCCCCTTTCAAGTTcctgttcctcaggctgtagatgaaAGGGTTCAACATGGGGGTCACCACTGTGTACATCACAGCAGCTGCAGGGTTCTTCTCAGCTgagtgggaggaggaagggatGAAATACAAAGATATGATGGTGCCATAGAAGAGAAAAACTACAGCCAAGTGGGAGCTGCAGGTAGAGAAGGCTTTCCACATTCCCCTTGTGGAGGGGACTCTCAGCACAGCGTAAACAATAAGAATATATGACACCAGGATGCAAATAAATGGAGCTATCATTAATAGCCCTGCTTCAAAAAGAATTGTCAGTTCATTGAGGTGTGTGTCTGAGCAGGAGAGTCTCAGGAGGGGAGTCACATCACAGAAGAAGTGGGGGATGGCATTGTCTGCACAGAACGAGAGCCTGGCCATCAGCAGAGTGTGCAGCAGAGCATTCAGATTGGCGATGACCCAAGATCCGACCACCAGCAGGACACAGAGCCAATGGGTCATCTTGGTTTTGTAATGTAAGGGGTGGCATACAGCAACaaagcggtcataggccatcacgGCCAGGAGGAAATTGTCCATGTCAGCAAACACACAAAGAAAATATATCTGTGTGAGGCACCCAGAGAAGGAGATGGTCTGCGTCCCTAGGATGTGATTGGCCAGCATCTTGGGGACAGTGGTGGAGGAGAAGCAGATGTCCACAAGGGACAGGTTgctgaggaagaagtacatgggggttTGCAGGCGGGAGTCCGTGCTGATggccaggatgatgagcaggttTCCCAGGACAGTGGCCAGGTACATGatcaggaagagcaggaagaggaGCCGCTGCTGCTGGGGCTGCCTGGAGAGTCCCAGGAGGAGGAACTCGGAGACGCTTGACTGGTTTGTGATTCTCATGGTCTGAGCCTAGCTGCAGAGAAGAGAAACAGGTCAGAAACAGAAGCTGAGGGTTAGATATAACAAGTTATGCTCCAGCCTTGGTCATGTTAAGGAAACCTGTATTAAAATTGCTGATTCCGGATCTTGTTTCTACACCCTGAGCTTCCAACTCTCAGTCCTACATGGTGCTGCTCCCACTGGACTCTTCCTTTTGTTTTACAAaatataacaaaaacaacattcacAGTCCTTCTCTGCTTTTAGGTTGGTCTCTGTTAATGTTCCCAGGCTTTCTCCCACAGGTTGGTGGCTCACAGGGACAAGAAAAACAGCTGATTGTTACTATGTTTACCTCAAGTTCCAGCCAATGGACACGTGGTCCTTGCTATTTCTCCCTAAATGGAACATTTAGCAAGGGAGGCCTCAGAGAACATCACTCATTAGTAAAGAAATATTAACATCTTCCCTGTTAGGCTAGTACCTAGAGGGGTCAAAGCAATTGCTATCCCATAAGTCACCTTGGAGTTGCTGGTCAATGTTTCTCTTTATTCTAAGAATTAGAAAGACTGAGAAATACAGGCAGGTTCTGGGTGAGTGAGGAGCAGATATTCATAGGCTTATCCCTGCATGCAGGAAGTCTATATGGGGAAACCAGACAGGTATTTACAGTAGCATCCATGGCCACTGGGATTAGACTCCCTGAGAGTCTCATTAGAGACAAACAGAAAGTAATTGCCCATCTACTTCCTGGCCTCTGTGGACCAAAAACAGTGACAAAGTGTACCATCTAACTCCTGAAACTTGATACAGCAATCTGGGTGGAAAAAATTCCCTGGGACCTCAAATTTCATCATCTTGCTGAAGAGTCCATAATTAATAGATTTTTCTACTTATTTTCTTATCTTGAATAAGATATTGCAATGTTGTCTGAATTAaatgcccttttaaatttttttcatatctggTTCTTTACTATGTAAAGTTGGTAACACATTTGCAGATAAGGGACTTGCAGGAGTGGGAGGGGTAGCATTACAGAATTGGGCTTGGTTCTTCAAAGCATTTGGGATAAAGGGTAACCTTTTTGTATTTGGGGGAGATTATCAGGAGAGCATAGCATGCTATAATTGAGGAACCCCAGGcttgtgttaatcagcttttcctcactgaccaaaatacctgacataaacaGCTCAAAGAAGGAAAGGTTTGTTTTATCTcctggtttcagtccatggttggttgacttcaatgctttgggcctgagatgaggcagaacatggtgGTGAAAGGGCATGAGGCAGAAGAAAGCTGTTCCgctcatggcaccaggaagcagagagagaaagagaagaaggggCTAAAGATACGAAATACACTTCCAGGGCATGCCAccaatgacctacttcttccaacgCATGCCCCCACCTTCTAAAGTGTCCACTGCCTCCTAATAATCCATTCAGATTTAATCCcctaatggattaatccactgatgaagctagagccctcatgatccaaccaCTTCCCAAAAGTCCCACCTCTGATCATTGCTGcactgggaaccaaaccttcagcaTATGAGTCTTTGGGGTTCATTTCATATCCAGACCATAACAATGCTCCTGGAGTAAACTTCTCTTGAGATGACTTCCCAGCCTAATCTACAGGCCTTCAGAGGCATGGACTCCAGCAGCCCGATTTATACTCCCTCACACCCTCCCCAGTGGGGATTGATGATTGGACTGGGGGACCTTGGACTTGGACTGAGGGCTGCCAGGTCATGATCAGTGGAGTTTGGGCTGTACATGTAAATCCAGATGCTTGCAACTTTCTCCTGGCTGACTCACAGCTGAAGGAGCAAAATCCATAGATAAGAGCAAAATACATGCATGCGCGcgggcgcacacacacacataatacacgtgcacatacacacacacatgcataatatacaagcacatacacacacacacacacacacacacacacacacacacacacacaccagaataAGAGATGAGAATGTGGAAGAGTGAGGCACAGCACACGAAGAAGAAAGAGCTCATGTGGTAAGAGAGGAAGCAAGAGAGCAAGAGGAGCCCTTAATCCAAGAAGAGCCCAACAACCTGGGTTCATGCACTGCCAGCTCCTGGCCAATTTCACCCTTTGAAGGATATCCAGATTGGACATTGGGCCTTCAGTTCCTTCGGAACTATTCTGGAAAAACAGAAAATAGGAGTCCAGAATACCTCCATGACCTGTCCTAACTAGAAAGGGCAGATACCTAAAGGACCCAGAGCAGTGGAGTGGGGAGGACTCCTGGAACCTTCCAGGTGCCTGGGTTTGGTGGGCACCAGCCCCATGGTGCCTTTTCATGCCTCTTCAGGGTAAAAGAACCAGAGCCACCTGCTGTAGAGCAGAGGCCCTGCTCCATGTCGGGATTCCCAGCCAGCAGTACTGTGAAAGATGGTGTTATGTGTGGTTTGGAGGAATCTTATTTTCAGAAAAGGGTCTGGAATCCAATTTTACCCCTCTAATAGAAGTAGATACATTAACCCCCACACCCTGGGAAAAGACCAGTTTCTCAAGTCACACAATCTAGCAACATTAGATGTAGAAGAGGTAGGAGAATGCCGGGCAAACCCAAACCACgacagcccaggcagagactttattatgaaatattagAATTCCAGCAGAGAATGGACTAAAAAGACAAAGGCAGTATATGCACAAGAGAATGAATATATGACATTTGTGAACTTTGGACATGGCTGACACATGAGATCCTCTGTCAACAAGAGGAAGAAATAGGACTCTGTGATAATAAAGGCCAGTGTGATTTCATGGAAATAACAGGAATGTGACCCAATTTCCTCCCCTGCTGTTGAAGTGGATCACACCAGTTATCTGTGGAAATAGTAAAGGAACcagattcctgtaatcccagctactcagaagcctgaggcagaggggattgcaagttcaaagtcagccgggGCAACATAtggagagaccttgtctcaaggtaaaaaataaaaaggattggggttgTATTCAGCAataaagtactcctgggttcaattcccagtattcaGAAGGAAGGAAATGTTAATAGATACAGAGTTCTGTAAGCCTGATGTTCGCTGCAGTGTAATTTACACTTGTGGGGAATTGAATCTGCTCAAAGTTgggaattaggggctggggatgtggctcaagtggtagcgcgctcacctggcatgcgtgcggcccaggttcgatcctcagcaccacatacaaagatgttgtgtccaccaaatactaaaaaaaaataaatattaaaaaaaattctctctctcaaaaaaaaaagttgggaatTAGCCAAACAAGTTATAATACAATCCACCTTATGAAATACCAGACAACCATACACATCACATTATTAAGGTGTTAGATGACTTGGGAAGTGATCAATGGTAAAAAATCAGAATGCAAGACAGTAGACAATTTGTAGCCAACTTGAAGTCAACTTAAGTGAAAATTATTTTCATGTACTTTTAACAGTATTTTACAAGTTACTTTAATTTTCTTCCTTACactttctgaaatattttacaaTGTGCAAATATCATATTTCAATTGCCACATATAATTTTAAAGCCTCTTGCTCACTTAAGTATGTCAAATTGAAAAATGGTGTTTGTTCATTCATCTATTCACTAAAAATAGGTCGCATGTGTGATTTGTGTTGGAGCCACGCGCTGCATGGGGCACCCATGGTGCACAGTGTGTCTGAGTCCTAAGATTACATCTTTGAGAGGACCTTGAAGATGAAGCGGAAAGGGAAGAGGAAGGAGCCATAGCAGACTAGATGGTCTCACATGTACAGTAACTCAAAGAGTAGTTTTCTTGGGGAGTTGGAAAAGGGAATGAAAGTCTCAGCCTAGGAGAACTGGCAGAGGCTTCAAAGAACAGGAGGCAGTGGCTTGGGTCCTGGAGGTCCAGGGAGGGTTTGCTCCATGGAAAGGAAGACATCCTGGATGGGCAAAACAGCAAATGATGCTTTTTCCCCTCAAATCAAAGTTTATATTTTGCTAAATATGCCCCCACTGAGTAAGACGGTCAAATTGAAGGATGAGACACTTATTGTGAGGGGGCTTCAGATTCTAAGTGAGAATCAGGATTGTGACTATGGCCAAACTACCAGCCTTTTAACACAGTGGGCTCTTCTAGGGCTCTATTTTTACCTCTGTTGGGTTCACACACATCAGACCTCACCTTGAGGGTTTCTGGACTCACTCTTTCTCACAAGGATTCTAAGAGATATCCACAGCAGCATGATGATCAACTCAAAAACCATGTTAGAATCCCTGGGGAACTGGAAGGAAAACACCATCACCAGGACTCACCCAGAGATTCCGATTTAACTGGCTGAAGTTTGGCTAAGCATCAAATAGATATTTTCAAAGCTCCTCAGATGCTACTAACATGCAGCCAGGACTGAAAACAGTGTTGTCGATTCTGAGAGCATTTTTAAAAGGGAgtaaaaaaatatgtgtgtgctGTGTAGACTGTCAGAGGGACAAACAATTAGCAAGGAAATGCTAGACTTTTCTGTAAAAGCATTTAAAGCACAGGAATTAGAAACATATCTTTACCTATGTAGGGTAGCAGTGTTGTAGTTAAATCAGAACTCACTGAGTGTATTATACTAAATTCTTTGAAAAAACTTTGAGAAATAGATCACTACATTTTGATGAGTTGACAAAGATCTCTGGGCCTGGGAATGATAGATAGCTCCATGGTGCTTTCATCAGTAAGACCCTATCCTCCCGCCCACCGCTTTTCTTAGAGCCCCCTTCAAGTCcctgttcctcaggctgtagatgaaAGGGTTCAGCATGGGGGTCACCACTGTGTACAGCACGGTGGCTGCAGTGTCATTCTCAGCTGAGTGGGAGGAGGAAGGGTTGAAATACACAGCGATGATGGTGCCATAGAAGAGGAAGACCACAGCCAGGTGGGAGCtgcaggtggagaaggctttCCACCTCCCCCTTGTGGAGGGGACTCTCAGCACAGCACAGGTGATGTGGATGTAGGAAGCCAGGATGCACACAAACGGGGTGATCATGATCAGGGCGCCCTCAGTGAGAATCATCAGCTCATTGAGGTGTGTGTCTGAGAGCAGGAGAGTCTCAGGAAGGGAGTCACATCACAGAAGAAGTGGGGGATGGCATTGTCTGTACAGAACGAGAGCCAGGCCATCAGCAGAGTGTGCAGCAGAGCATTCAGATTGGCGATGACCCAAGATCCGACCACC is a window encoding:
- the LOC143384707 gene encoding olfactory receptor 1f45-like, whose translation is MRITNQSSVSEFLLLGLSRQPQQQRLLFLLFLIMYLATVLGNLLIILAISTDSRLQTPMYFFLSNLSLVDICFSSTTVPKMLANHILGTQTISFSGCLTQIYFLCVFADMDNFLLAVMAYDRFVAVCHPLHYKTKMTHWLCVLLVVGSWVIANLNALLHTLLMARLSFCADNAIPHFFCDVTPLLRLSCSDTHLNELTILFEAGLLMIAPFICILVSYILIVYAVLRVPSTRGMWKAFSTCSSHLAVVFLFYGTIISLYFIPSSSHSAEKNPAAAVMYTVVTPMLNPFIYSLRNRNLKGALKNVVTMKLLSTQK
- the LOC143385390 gene encoding LOW QUALITY PROTEIN: olfactory receptor 1F1-like (The sequence of the model RefSeq protein was modified relative to this genomic sequence to represent the inferred CDS: deleted 2 bases in 1 codon), whose product is MRGTNQSSVSEFLLLGLSRQPQQQRLLFLLFLIMYLTTVLGNLLIILAISTDSRLHTPMYFFLSNLSLVDICFSSTTVPKMLANHILGTQTISFSGCLTQIYFLFGLTDMDNFLLAVMAYDRFVAVCHPLHYTTKMTHWLCVLLVVGSWVIANLNALLHTLLMAWLSFCTDNAIPHFFCDVTPFLRLSCSQTHLNELMILTEGALIMITPFVCILASYIHITCAVLRVPSTRGRWKAFSTCSSHLAVVFLFYGTIIAVYFNPSSSHSAENDTAATVLYTVVTPMLNPFIYSLRNRDLKGALRKAVGGRIGSY